The following coding sequences are from one Leishmania major strain Friedlin complete genome, chromosome 36 window:
- a CDS encoding putative L-ribulokinase codes for MIPKQMAEPLVIGLDYGSDCARAVLVRVRDGAELQSAVFSYPRWAKGEYCDPKRMQYRQHPCDYMEAAEDVITTVLKAAGPAARDNVVGLAFDTTGSTPCMVDETCTPLALRPSFANNPNAMFILWKDHTSVKEAAAINALAHRSTPDYTSFCGGTYSSEWFWSKALHVIRSDEKVSQAAYGIVECSEWLPALFTGVTSYQKLIRSRCACGHKAMWHESWGGFPPRSFFAQLHPRLGLLRSRMSDVTETIDKPVGTLSEEWARRLGLSTRVVVAGGAIDAHLGALGAGIKPYTLVRVMGTSTCDMMVIDSSILGHRRVKGICGQVDGSIVPHMIGLEAGQSAYGDVFAWFSELLQYSSARIVAGTTLLDENAKAELTCEIKRKMLITLAEDASRIRPGESSVHALDWFNGRRTPDANQNLQSVIGGLTLGSDAASVYRALVEATAYGSRAIVERFRREGVRIDNVIAVGGIAKKSSLVVQVLSDVLDMPITVCKSEQVCALGSAIAAATAAACYKSIPEAQKKMASGSSAAYKPCPEAARVYDELYKRYIKLAANTEQMYSHM; via the coding sequence ATGATCCCTAAACAGATGGCAGAGCCACTCGTTATTGGTCTGGATTACGGGTCCGATTGCGCGCGAGCAGTGCTGGTGCGCGTTCGGGATGgggcggagctgcagagcGCCGTCTTCAGCTACCCGCGCTGGGCCAAGGGGGAGTACTGCGACCCCAAGCGGATGCAGTACCGCCAGCATCCGTGTGACTACATGGAAGCGGCAGAGGATGTCATCACTACGGTGTTGAAGGCAGCTggcccagcggcgcgggacAACGTGGTGGGGCTCGCCTTCGATACGACCGGTAGCACACCGTGCATGGTCGACGAGACCTGCACGCCTCTCGCTCTTCGACCTTCGTTTGCCAATAACCCGAACGCCATGTTTATTCTCTGGAAGGACCACACCTCTGTAAAGGAGGCTGCTGCAATCAATGCGCTCGCGCACAGAAGCACCCCCGACTACACCTCCTTCTGCGGGGGCACCTACTCCTCCGAGTGGTTCTGGTCGAAGGCGCTGCACGTTATCCGCAGCGACGAGAAGGTCTCTCAGGCTGCGTACGGCATTGTAGAGTGCAGCGAGTGGCTTCCAGCCCTCTTCACCGGTGTCACATCGTATCAGAAGCTCATCCGTTcccggtgcgcgtgcgggcACAAGGCAATGTGGCACGAGAGCTGGGGCGGCTTCCCGCCACGCAGCTTCTTTGCGCAGTTGCACCCGCGCTTAGGGCTCTTGCGGTCCCGCATGAGCGACGTCACAGAGACCATCGACAAGCCGGTGGGTACACTGAGCGAGGAGTGGGCGCGGCGTCTGGGATTGAGCACGAGGGTAGTCGTGGCGGGCGGCGCCATTGATGCTCACCTCGGCGCCCTGGGTGCCGGCATCAAGCCTTACACGTTGGTGCGCGTTATGGGAACGTCGACCTGTGACATGATGGTGATCGACTCCAGCATTctcggccaccgccgcgtaaAAGGCATTTGTGGGCAGGTCGACGGCTCTATCGTGCCACACATGATTGGCCTCGAGGCTGGTCAGTCCGCGTACGGCGACGTCTTCGCGTGGTTCTCTGAATTGCTCCAGTACTCCTCTGCACGCATCGTTGCCGGCACGACGTTGCTCGACGAGAACGCCAAGGCAGAGCTGACGTGTGAGATAAAGAGGAAGATGCTCATCACCCTCGCCGAAGATGCCAGTCGGATTCGTCCCGGCGAGAGCAGCGTGCACGCCCTGGACTGGTTCAACGGACGGCGCACCCCTGATGCCAACCAGAACCTCCAATCGGTCATCGGAGGCCTTACCCTCGGTAGCGACGCGGCAAGTGTGTATCGTGCGCTCGTGGAGGCGACAGCGTACGGGTCGCGCGCCATCGTGGAGCGCTTTCGACGAGAGGGTGTGCGCATTGACAACGTCATTGCAGTTGGTGGCATCGCTAAGAAGTCGTCGCTGGTCGTTCAGGTCCTTTCGGACGTGCTGGACATGCCTATCACTGTGTGTAAAAGCGAGCAAGTCTGTGCGTTGGGGTCTGCTattgccgccgccaccgctgcggcgtgtTACAAGAGCATCCCTGAGGCGCAGAAAAAGATGGCGAGCGGCTCTTCAGCCGCGTACAAGCCGTGCCCAGAGGCTGCCCGGGTGTACGATGAGCTGTACAAGCGTTACATCAAGCTTGCTGCGAACACTGAACAGATGTATTCGCACATGTAG
- a CDS encoding N-acetylglucosamine-6-phosphate deacetylase-like protein, with the protein MGNATIIKGNIVTTSKVLYGGCVIVVNDLIVSVCGNETVARKYLVELESTHPGVGAATWYEAAFVLPGFVDIHNHGLGGASDVIGHWSNPEYSLKELARCGTLTTLASVIFSDSHKKLVTECIDAIEKRVGTYTEDNCILGGIHAEGPVIHDRGGLPECKSEMSLGDFKRLVDSMPSLRVMTISPHIDARCNYEKVRYLLEKKVRVALGHDRAASKSEIMGALKLAASEEEKMHVTHLCNVSTFNHRASSLVNAAMCPRFPNAPLYKGARPPTLEIIADLIHVDSVTLQSVLASRSVDDIAIITDCISAHIPGKHVVYNGRDSVVQAGGACYLCDSFGRASSTLAGGTSMLADLFHILITLFCKDVVEACLHTATVPARIANLPDVGAITEGKKANLLLFDAELHTIEKRMIHGHWTSHKPYAILHPSVVHL; encoded by the coding sequence ATGGGCAACGCTACGATTATCAAGGGTAACATCGTGACGACCTCAAAGGTGCTATACGGCGGATGTGTCATCGTCGTGAATGATCTAATTGTCTCGGTGTGTGGCAATGAGACTGTTGCCCGAAAATACCTCGTTGAGCTCGAGAGCACGCATCCCGGCGTAGGCGCGGCCACCTGGTACGAGGCCGCATTTGTGCTCCCTGGGTTCGTAGATATTCACAACCACGGATTGGGCGGTGCGAGCGATGTGATTGGGCACTGGTCCAACCCAGAGTACTCCCTGAAGGAGCTGGCCCGGTGCGGCACGCTGACGACCTTGGCGTCCGTCATCTTCTCCGACAGCCACAAGAAACTGGTGACGGAGTGTATTGATGCTATCGAGAAGCGCGTGGGGACCTATACGGAGGACAACTGTATCCTGGGCGGCATCCATGCCGAGGGCCCCGTCATTCACGACCGCGGCGGCCTGCCGGAGTGCAAGAGTGAAATGAGCCTCGGCGACTTCAAGCGGCTCGTCGATTCTATGCCATCCTTGCGCGTCATGACCATCTCGCCACACATCGATGCACGGTGCAACTACGAGAAGGTAAGGTAcctgctggagaagaaggtgcGCGTTGCGCTCGGGCACgaccgcgccgcctccaagTCGGAGATCATGGGCGCCCTCAAGCTGGCAgcgtcggaggaggagaagatgCATGTCACCCACTTGTGTAACGTCTCCACCTTCAATCACCGTGCCAGCTCACTGGTGAACGCGGCCATGTGCCCGCGGTTTCCGAACGCGCCGCTCTACAAAGGGGCGCGTCCGCCAACGCTGGAGATCATTGCTGATCTTATTCATGTTGATAGCGTCACACTTCAGTCCGTCCTGGCGTCACGCAGCGTTGACGACATTGCCATCATCACGGACTGCATCTCCGCACACATCCCTGGCAAGCACGTGGTGTACAACGGGCGTGACAGCGTTGTGCAGGCGGGTGGGGCGTGCTATCTCTGCGACTCGTTTGGTCGCGCGTCCAGCACGCTGGCGGGCGGCACGAGCATGCTAGCCGACCTGTTCCATATCCTGATCACACTCTTCTGTAAGGATGTCGTCGAGGCCTGCTtgcacaccgccaccgtGCCCGCCCGCATCGCGAACCTTCCCGACGTGGGCGCAATCACTGAGGGAAAGAAGGCCAATCTTCTTCTTTTTGACGCGGAGCTCCACACAATCGAGAAGCGCATGATTCACGGACACTGGACCTCGCACAAGCCGTACGCGATCCTTCACCCCTCTGTAGTCCATCTGTGA
- the PUF1 gene encoding putative PUF1, translating into MSSEEKLTALYARRQEILKDLSEVDTSIKFLESEIQTKATEAAKRTIDENKSGNADLDRVNEVIASCVRDATGLRDALKLVEACRYVQEFGKEDDAARQKIPFRNVFAQECIRHALDLSNDANGSELMQHLVPLLRSGTRPVTMGDIFYDPTTNEHDLSEVLLLIRELSSDIVTVACNTNGARVSQRIIDVLCTHEEFDVYTSVLEPSIVDVAKDINGNHSLSKLITSARFCQLGDSDKSASGAAAIYERIFQKIADNCIDICKNRQGCCIIQKCLQHAPQPYHTTIINTVLNNSLKLVQDPFGNYVVQFILDKQQDINGAKKEDADDDAMSTAPNYTNQIIRQMLHHVAELSCNKFSSNVIEKCLKTSSPDVRQLLVDELTAPHVLPKLLTDSFANYVIQTAISTASDDGQLTQLRDAIIPLQSLLKNSPYGVKIESKLSRRHREAARRLLKKKEAATTVTQAPPAQQEPLLPPYMPPQGMSAIPMMAPDASMGQQVSFTNLNTDMASFLQPQRMIGMPFVLQGQQMISIPNAPPPSFTTGMINGSGLPEYR; encoded by the coding sequence ATGTCGTCAGAGGAGAAGTTAACAGCCCTCTACGCGCGCCGCCAGGAGATTCTCAAGGACCTTTCTGAGGTGGATACGAGCATCAAGTTCCTCGAGAGTGAGATCCAAACCAAGGCAACagaggcggcgaagcgcaCCATCGATGAAAACAAGTCAGGCAACGCGGACCTGGATCGAGTGAACGAGGTGATCGCCAGCTGCGTGCGGGATGCCACGGGGCTTCGCGACGCACTCAAGCTGGTTGAGGCGTGCCGCTACGTACAGGAATTTGGCAAGGAGGATGACGCGGCGCGGCAAAAGATCCCCTTCCGCAACGTGTTCGCGCAGGAGTGCATTCGCCATGCGCTGGACCTGTCCAATGACGCCAACGGAAGCGAACTGATGCAGCacctggtgccgctgctgcgctcggGAACCAGGCCGGTTACCATGGGCGACATTTTCTACGACCCCACAACGAACGAGCACGACCTGTCAgaagtgctgctgctgattAGGGAGCTTTCCAGCGATATTGTAACGGTGGCGTGCAACACGAATGGCGCGCGTGTCTCCCAGCGCATCATCGATGTGCTTTGCACACATGAGGAGTTTGATGTGTACACGAGTGTGCTTGAGCCATCGATTGTCGACGTTGCGAAGGACATTAATGGCAACCACTCCCTGTCAAAGCTGATCACGTCTGCCCGCTTTTGCCAGCTGGGCGACTCTGACAAGAGTGCctccggcgctgctgcgatcTACGAGCGCATTTTCCAGAAGATAGCGGACAACTGCATCGACATTTGCAAAAACCGTCAGGGGTGCTGTATCATTCAAAAGTGCCTGCAACACGCCCCCCAGCCGTATCACACTACCATCATCAACACGGTACTCAACAACTCGCTGAAGCTTGTGCAGGATCCCTTTGGCAACTATGTTGTTCAGTTCATTCTCGACAAACAGCAAGACATCAACGGCGCAAAGAAGGAGgacgctgacgacgacgccaTGTCCACGGCACCGAACTACACCAATCAAATTATTAGGCAGATGCTCCATCACGTGGCCGAGCTCTCGTGCAACAAGTTTAGCAGCAATGTGATTGAGAAGTGCCTGAAGACGTCGTCGCCGGATGTGCGACAGCTGTTGGTCGACGAGCTCACGGCGCCGCATGTCTTGCCTAAGCTGCTGACAGATAGCTTCGCGAATTACGTTATTCAGACCGCCATTTCAACCGCCTCCGACGATGGCCAActgacgcagctgcgcgacgctATCATACCTCTGCAGAGTCTCCTGAAAAACTCCCCGTATGGCGTGAAGATCGAGTCGAAGCTGTCCCGGCGCCACCGTGAAGCGGCGCGGCGTCTGCTGAAGAAAAAGGAGGCCGCCACGACCGTCACACAGGCCCCACCCGCACAGCAAGAGCCGCTTCTTCCGCCATACATGCCCCCACAAGGAATGTCGGCCATTCCAATGATGGCGCCAGACGCTTCCATGGGTCAGCAAGTGTCCTTCACCAACCTGAATACGGACATGGCCTCCTTCTTGCAGCCACAGCGGATGATAGGCATGCCTTTTGTGTTGCAAGGACAACAGATGATCAGCATCCCCAatgcaccaccgccgtctttCACCACGGGTATGATCAACGGTAGCGGCCTGCCTGAGTACCGCTAA
- a CDS encoding stress-inducible protein STI1 homolog, giving the protein MEDYKAKGNDAFKAKRYQEAIDWYTKAIELDPNGEASGALYSNRAGSWQNLNNFEKAAADSEQCIRLRPDWLKGYFRLGVAMESMVKYDEAQKAFQKALQLSPGNEEVMDKLHAINTKVRERNEKTKSQQCKTPEEAKQLGNSFFKDGKYDQAAEFYTRAIELQTEPVKEKAVYYTNRAACHQQTHMYSLMVDDCNAAIEIDPANVKAYLRRGIAYEGMEKWKLALEDYTKAQSISPGVAGASQGILRCQRVLRS; this is encoded by the coding sequence ATGGAGGACTATAAGGCCAAGGGCAATGACGCCTTCAAGGCGAAACGGTATCAGGAAGCGATTGACTGGTACACCAAGGCCATCGAGCTGGACCCTAACGGTGAGGCCTCTGGCGCTCTGTACTCGAATCGTGCAGGCAGCTGGCAAAATCTGAATAACTTCGAGAAGGCCGCTGCGGATTCGGAGCAGTGCATTCGCTTACGCCCTGATTGGCTTAAGGGCTACTTCCGCTTGGGTGTCGCCATGGAGAGTATGGTCAAGTACgatgaggcgcagaaggCGTTCCAGAAGGCGCTGCAACTGAGCCCGGGCAACGAAGAGGTGATGGACAAGCTGCACGCCATTAATACTAAGGTACGCGAGCGCAACGAAAAGACAAAGTCGCAGCAGTGCAAGACCCCTGAAGAGGCCAAGCAGCTTGGCAACTCCTTCTTCAAGGACGGCAAATATGACCAGGCTGCGGAGTTTTACACCCGCGCGATTGAGCTGCAGACGGAGCCCGTCAAGGAGAAGGCGGTGTACTACACTAACCGTGCTGCTTGCCACCAGCAGACGCACATGTACTCTCTGATGGTGGACGACTGCAATGCTGCGATCGAGATCGACCCGGCGAATGTAAAGGCGtacctgcgccgcggcatcgcctACGAAGGCATGGAGAAGTGGAAGCTGGCGCTGGAAGACTACACGAAGGCACAGTCCATTTCTCCCGGTGTGGCAGGCGCGTCTCAGGGTATTCTGCGATGCCAACGTGTTCTGCGCAGCTAA